The genomic region CTCTTTGTGAACACGTCTGCAACTTGACCATCGGTACGAACATGCTTCAACTGAATTTCTCTTTTTAACACCTTTTCACGTATAAAATGGTAATTAACCTCCACATGCTTCGTTCATGCATGAAAGACCTGATTCTCAGCTAATTTGATTGCTGGCAGATTATCACAGTACAATGGAACCCCAAATTCAACTTCTTGATATAACATAGAGAGCAACTATACGGTCCATGTGACTTCCTGAGCTGCCATAGCTGCTGCTCGATATTCAGCTTCGGTGGATGATAATGTGACTGTAGGTTTCCGTTTACTGCACCATGAAACATCTCCACCCCTAGAAGAAACACAAACCCAGTGGTTGACCTTCTTGTTTCATGATCTCCTGCATAATCTGCATCACAGTAACCCATAAGCTTACAATCCCCATTTTTCTTGAATAAAACACCACGACCAAGTGTTCCTTTCACATATCTTAGAATACGACGAACAACTTCCAGGTGAGACTTCTTTGGGCCTTTCATAAAACGGCTCATCACACTTATAGCAAATGCTATATCAGGCCTCGTCAATGTTAAGTAGATCAGACTTCCCACTAGTTTCCTGTACATTGTAGCATCTTCATGCCATTCTCTTTATGAGCACAAACTTTAAAATTTGTCTCCAAAGGAGTTGCGATAGGCTTTCATTGCATCATCCCAAACTTCTTTAGCAGGTTCATGGAGTACCAAGTTTGA from Rutidosis leptorrhynchoides isolate AG116_Rl617_1_P2 chromosome 9, CSIRO_AGI_Rlap_v1, whole genome shotgun sequence harbors:
- the LOC139868010 gene encoding uncharacterized mitochondrial protein AtMg00240-like, producing MYRKLVGSLIYLTLTRPDIAFAISVMSRFMKGPKKSHLEVVRRILRYVKGTLGRGVLFKKNGDCKLMGYCDADYAGDHETRRSTTGFVFLLGVEMFHGAVNGNLQSHYHPPKLNIEQQLWQLRKSHGPYSCSLCYIKKLNLGFHCTVLKREIQLKHVRTDGQVADVFTKSLIGRKFEQFYCQLGMSEVGVEGRC